In Micropterus dolomieu isolate WLL.071019.BEF.003 ecotype Adirondacks linkage group LG17, ASM2129224v1, whole genome shotgun sequence, one genomic interval encodes:
- the serpinh1b gene encoding serpin H1b — translation MWMTNVVALCLLALVASAEDKKLSSHATTLADNSANLAFSLYHNMAKEKDTENILISPVVVASSLGMVALGSKASTASQVKTVLSADKLKDEHLHTGLSELLSEVSDAKTRNTTWKINNRLYGPSSVTFADDFVKNSKKHYNYDHSKINFRDKRSAVNSINEWAAKSTGGKLPEVTKDVQNPDGAMIVNAMFFKPHWDQKFHDKMVDTRAFLVTRSFSISVPMMHRTGLYDFYEDTENRIYVLNMPLGQKQASMIFIMPYHLESLERLEKLLTRKQVDTWLNKMENRAVAISLPKVSLEVSHDLQKHLAELGLTEAVDKAKADLSNISGKKDLYLSNILHASALELDIDGNPFDTSIFGTEKLRNPKLFYVDHPFIFMVKDNKTSSIMYIGRVVRPKGDKMRDEL, via the exons ATGTGGATGACAAACGTCGTAGCCCTATGTCTGCTGGCCCTCGTGGCCTCTGCAGAGGACAAGAAGCTGAGCAGCCATGCCACCACGCTGGCTGATAACAGCGCCAATCTGGCCTTCAG CCTCTACCACAACATGGCAAaggagaaagacacagagaacaTCCTCATCTCTCCTGTGGTAGTGGCCTCCTCTCTGGGGATGGTGGCTCTTGGCAGCAAGGCCTCCACTGCCTCCCAGGTCAAAACTGTCCTCAGTGCTGACAAACTGAAGGATGAGCATCTGCATACAGGCCTGTCTGAGCTGCTGTCTGAG GTGAGCGATGCCAAGACACGCAACACTACCTGGAAGATCAACAACCGCCTCTATGGCCCCAGCTCTGTCACCTTTGCTGACGATTTTGTGAAGAACAGCAAGAAGCACTACAACTATGACCATTCAAAAATAAACTTCAGGGACAAGAGGAGCGCAGTGAACTCCATCAACGAGTGGGCTGCCAAGTCAACAGGTGGCAAGCTGCCTGAGGTCACCAAGGATGTGCAGAACCCAGATGGAGCCATGATTGTCAACGCCATGTTTTTCAAGC CTCACTGGGATCAGAAATTCCATGATAAAATGGTAGACACACGTGCTTTCCTGGTTACCCGCTCATTCAGCATTTCGGTTCCTATGATGCATCGTACAG GTCTGTATGACTTCTATGAGGACACAGAGAACCGTATCTATGTGCTGAACATGCCTCTGGGCCAGAAGCAGGCCTCTATGATCTTTATCATGCCCTACCACCTGGAGTCCCTGGAACGCCTGGAGAAGCTCCTGACCAGGAAGCAGGTGGACACCTGGCTTAACAAGATGGAGAACAGAGCTGTGGCCATTTCCCTCCCGAAAGTCTCACTGGAAGTCAGCCACGACCTGCAG AAACATCTGGCTGAGCTCGGCTTGACCGAGGCCGTGGACAAAGCCAAGGCTGACTTATCCAACATTTCTGGAAAGAAGGACCTCTACCTTTCGAACATCCTCCACGCGTCTGCCCTGGAGCTGGACATAGATGGAAACCCATTCGACACCAGCATCTTTGGCACTGAAAAGCTGAGGAACCCCAAACTTTTCTACGTAGACCACCCCTTCATTTTCATGGTGAAGGACAACAAGACCAGCTCCATCATGTACATTGGCAGAGTGGTTAGACCTAAAGGAGACAAGATGCGCGATGAGCTATAA